A segment of the Zingiber officinale cultivar Zhangliang chromosome 8B, Zo_v1.1, whole genome shotgun sequence genome:
CTTTTATCTTTCTTTCTTATATATTCTCTTTCAGAGATATCCTTCCTTTTGAAATAAGGCTCTTGTTGGAGGCAATGTATTCTATCACTTCACTTTATAAGAGTCTTtgcatttataatattttttctcACATATTTCCCAAGGTTCATATCACTTGTTTAAGAAGTTGAGAATGTGATATCAGGGACAGCGAAATTGAATTCGTTAGTTCGAGAATTATTACGAAACATAAGTttacaaagaaaaaaattattctaagCTTTTCATGGATATATATCTCTGGTTGTACTTTTTTCCTCGCCTCGTACGAGTTCCTTCTACGGCTCTTATTTTCATAATGATGTACTGAATGTAGTTAGAATTGTTAAATTGAGACATTATTGATGGTGCATTAACTTGTCTATGAATTCTTTTTGCCAATGGAAGAGAAACTACTTTTAAATTATAGGAACAAACAAAACTCAACTCTTAATCAAACATCTATTTAATACATTGAAGACTAAAAGATAAATAATGGTATAATCTTTGTATTTGTGATTGTAATATTGAGACATTGAGGATAATCCATTAACTTGTCTATGAATTCTTTTTGGCAACGGAAGACAGATTacttttaacaaaaaatataGTATAATTGAAAGTCAACTCTTAATGAGTTGTGATCAACAGTGAAATTTGCAAATTCTTAGGAGCTAGTACACCAATATGTGTATATTGTCGAGGTTTTATTTTCTTGATACACATCAGCAAGTTTAAAGCTTATTTCTTCAAACTGTGTAATGTCTGTGCAATTTTTTTTCATTGCCATAATGAAAGCAAAGACTATGCTTGCTTTTTCCAGACTTCAGTGACCGAAACAAGTGCTCCCCAACTTGCCAATCTGCTTTACTGGCTGATGGTAGTAGGCTACAGCATTCGCAACATTGAAGTTCGCTTCGACATGGAAAAAGTGCTCGGCACTTCTCCTAAGCTTGCTGAGTTACCACCGGGGGAGGACATATGAAGTTGCTGTAAATTTACGAGCAGATCTTCCCAAGACCTATCGATGGTGTTTATCAAACATCCAAAAGAGTGTTGGGGGAAATACTCTTTAGATACAAATTACAAATGGGATTGGAGTCACAACAGTCTCAATAATTCTTTTCTTGGTTCCCCCCTTGGGGTATTTTTTGTAACAACTTAAGAACAAATGCTAAAAGAGTTGGCATTCAAAGCCATTGTGTGTCGCAACACTGAAATGTTGTAGATTGTGTTCTTTGCCCATTTATATGATATAGTGACTTTGTAATTTGGTTTGTTTTCAATGATAAGAAATGAAGGCTTTCTAACTTCGTTTATCTTCAATGAGTAGAAATCCGTCTCTCCTTTTTCGATTCGACTTGAAAACGCATTGGATTCGGGTTTTCCCTACCGATCCGATCCGATCCGATAAGAGGAAGAGACTCCCTAGAAACTGAAGGTACGTGAGACTGGTCGCTGATGACTCTCTTCCTCTCCGAGGAAAAGACGACCGAGCAAGGAACGAGTTCGCGCCTCTCCAAATCGATCGGCGCGGCGGCGATGGCTCCTCCTTCGCCGGTTTCGGAGTCTATCTCTCAGCAAGTGCAGCAGTTCCTCACGAATTCCCTGTCGCAACGGGGGCCGCCGGCGTTGCCTTACGCGGAGGACGGGAAGGGGCACATCCGCCAGCACCTGGTGGCCCTGACGGAGGCCTTCCCTTCCCTCCGCCCGCGCTCCGCCTCGTTCACCCACAACGACGGCCGCTCCGCCCACCTCCTCCAGGCCGAGGGCACGATGCCGATCTCCTTCCGCGGTGCCGTGTACCACCTTCCCGTCGCCATCTGGCTCCTCGAGTCCTACCCGCGCCGCCCCCCTGCCGTCTACCTCACCCCCACGCGCGACATGCTCGTCAAGCCCGGGCACTCTCTCGTCGACCCTTCCGGCCTTGTACGCGAGGACACCGTCCCCTACCTCAGCTCTTGGGTCTTCCCTGCCTCCAACCTCGTCGATCTGGTCCGATCCCTCTCCTCCCCCTTCGGCATCGATCCCCCTTTGTACACACGTCCCAGTCACACGCCCTCTTCTCCTACCCCTTCGCCCTCTCCTTCCTTCTCATCCCCATATAGCGGCGGTGGTGGACCTGCTCGATTCcctcctcccccttcgtcgcagGCTCACTCGTCAGCTCGCCCCACCGATGACCCCTCTGAGGTCTA
Coding sequences within it:
- the LOC122016990 gene encoding protein ELC-like yields the protein MTLFLSEEKTTEQGTSSRLSKSIGAAAMAPPSPVSESISQQVQQFLTNSLSQRGPPALPYAEDGKGHIRQHLVALTEAFPSLRPRSASFTHNDGRSAHLLQAEGTMPISFRGAVYHLPVAIWLLESYPRRPPAVYLTPTRDMLVKPGHSLVDPSGLVREDTVPYLSSWVFPASNLVDLVRSLSSPFGIDPPLYTRPSHTPSSPTPSPSPSFSSPYSGGGGPARFPPPPSSQAHSSARPTDDPSEVYRRNAISKILGSVHADMAALHRSREAEMEGLFSTQAELRRRQKVLAHGLREMIEEKEGLEQQLQFVLMNSDLLEGWVRENQELCRRCHDGVDLDDVFEPVDGLSRQMTECTAADMAIEDTIYALDKAVQEGTIAFDSYLRTVRTLSREQFFHRATAAKGRATLVHAQVTSMAARVQQYVSH